In Corythoichthys intestinalis isolate RoL2023-P3 chromosome 4, ASM3026506v1, whole genome shotgun sequence, a genomic segment contains:
- the LOC130914650 gene encoding polyadenylate-binding protein 1A has translation MNPSAPSYPMASLYVGDLHPDVTEAMLYEKFSPAGPILSIRVCRDMITRRSLGYAYVNFQQPADAERALDTMNFDVIKGRPLRIMWSQRDPSLRKSGVGNIFIKNLDKSIDNKALYDTFSAFGNILSCKVVCDENGSKGYGFVHFETHEAAERAIEKMNGMLLNDRKVFVGRFKSRKEREAELGARAREFTNVYIKNFGEDMDDEKLKELFGKYGPALSIRVMTDESGKSKGFGFVSFERHEDAQKAVDDMNGKELNGRQVYVGRAQKKGERQNELKRKFEQMKQDRMTRYQGVNLYVKNLDDGLDDERLRKEFSPFGTITSAKVMMEGGRSKGFGFVCFSSPEEATKAVTEMNGRIVATKPLYVALAQRKEERQAHLTNQYMQRMATVRAVPNPVLNPYQAAPPSGYFMAAIPQAQNRAAYYSANQLAQLRPSPRWATQAVRPQHFQNMPSAMRPSAPRPQTFGAIRPTATTNTQVPRMMASQRMPTQALSQRPASASATAAPVRAMPHYKYAAGVRNPQQHMASQPQVTMQQPAVHVQGQEPLTASMLAAAPPQEQKQMLGERLFPLIQNMHPSLAGKITGMLLEIDNSELLHMLESPESLRSKVDEAVAVLQAHQAKEAAQKSTTPAGVPSV, from the exons ATGAACCCCAGCGCGCCTAGCTATCCCATGGCCTCCCTCTATGTGGGGGATCTGCATCCGGACGTGACCGAGGCCATGCTCTACGAGAAATTCAGCCCGGCTGGGCCTATCTTGTCGATCAGGGTCTGCAGAGACATGATCACCCGTCGTTCACTGGGTTACGCCTATGTGAACTTCCAGCAGCCCGCTGATG CTGAGCGAGCCCTGGACACCATGAATTTTGACGTGATCAAAGGCAGGCCACTTCGCATCATGTGGTCTCAGCGGGACCCTTCATTGAGGAAGAGCGGAGTGGGCAACATTTTCATCAAGAACCTAGACAAGTCCATTGATAATAAGGCCCTCTATGATACGTTTTCAGCATTCGGAAATATCCTGTCCTGCAAG GTGGTTTGTGATGAAAATGGCTCAAAGGGTTACGGCTTTGTGCACTTTGAGACCCACGAGGCTGCCGAGCGGGCCATTGAGAAAATGAATGGCATGTTGCTCAATGACAGAAAAGT ATTTGTTGGACGATTCAAGTCGCGTAAAGAGAGGGAAGCTGAACTTGGTGCCCGTGCAAGAGAATTCACCAATGTTTATATTAAGAACTTTGGAGAGGATATGGATGATGAAAAGCTCAAAGAATTATttggaaaatacg gacCAGCACTCAGTATCCGTGTTATGACTGATGAGAGTGGTAAATCAAAAGGATTTGGCTTTGTCAGCTTTGAGCGACATGAAGATGCACAGAAG GCTGTGGATGATATGAATGGTAAAGAACTGAATGGCAGACAAGTTTATGTGGGCCGTGCACAGAAAAAGGGAGAACGCCAAAATGAGCTAAAGCGCAAATTTGAGCAAATGAAACAAGATCGCATGACCAGATACCAG ggTGTCAACTTGTATGTGAAGAACTTGGACGATGGTCTTGATGATGAGCGGCTACGCAAGGAATTCTCTCCATTTGGAACAATAACAAGTGCTAAG GTTATGATGGAGGGTGGCCGCAGCAAAGGGTTCGGTTTCGTGTGCTTTTCTTCTCCAGAAGAGGCCACCAAAGCCGTCACAGAAATGAACGGGCGAATCGTTGCAACTAAACCGTTATATGTGGCCCTGGCTCAACGCAAAGAAGAGCGTCAGGCCCATCTAACCAACCAGTACATGCAGAGGATGGCCACTGTCCGGGCTGTACCCAACCCTGTTCTCAACCCTTACCAAGCAGCTCCACCTTCTGGCTACTTTATGGCAGCTATACCTCAG gcccaaaaccgTGCTGCATATTACTCTGCCAACCAACTGGCTCAGCTGCGGCCCAGCCCTCGATGGGCCACACAGGCAGTTCGCCCGCAGC ACTTTCAGAACATGCCCAGCGCCATGCGGCCTTCAGCTCCCAGGCCTCAGACATTTGGCGCCATCCGTCCCACCGCCACCACCAACACCCAGGTCCCACGCATGATGGCCTCTCAACGCATGC CCACCCAGGCCCTCAGCCAACGCCCTGCCAGCGCTTCGGCCACCGCTGCTCCTGTGCGAGCGATGCCCCACTACAAATACGCCGCCGGTGTCCGCAACCCTCAGCAGCACATGGCCTCCCAGCCACAAGTCACCATGCAGCAG CCTGCTGTCCACGTCCAAGGACAGGAGCCTCTGACTGCCTCCATGCTGGCTGCCGCTCCTCCCCAGGAACAGAAGCAGATGCTGG GTGAGCGACTGTTCCCCTTGATTCAAAACATGCACCCCAGCCTGGCAGGCAAGATCACTGGCATGCTGCTGGAGATCGACAATTCTGAGCTCCTACACATGCTTGAATCACCTGAATCCCTCCGCTCAAAG GTGGATGAGGCTGttgctgtgctccaggcccaccAGGCCAAAGAGGCTGCTCAGAAATCCACCACTCCTGCTGGTGTTCCCAGTGTATAA